The DNA window CGCGACGTCGAGGCCCAGGTGCTCGCACGGGCGGTGCGCTGGCACGGCGAACACCGCGTCCTGCTCAACGCCGGCCGGACCGTGGTGTTCAACTGACCAAGGCGCCGCGGCGCCGGACCGCGGTCCGGCGCCGCGGCGCTGCGCTACCCGTTGACCAGTTCGTGCAGGTTCTGCTTGGGAAGGGACTTCTGCGGGTCGATGAAGGGCTTCTCCACCACGGTGGCGGGGACGATCCCGCCGGGACGCTGGACCGCAAGTTCCGTTCCCACGGTGGAGAGTTCGATCGGCACCATGGCGAAACCGATGTTCTGCTCCAGCCGCGGCGAGAAGCAGGCCGAGGTGACCTTGCCGACCGAGTCCTCCTCCCCGGGCCGGTGCACCGGGAACACGTCGATCATGGAACCGTCGTTGTACGTTCCCAGCGGCGTGCCACCGATCTCCAACCCCACCAGCTTGCGGTCGATGCCGTTGTCGCGGATGCGGGTGAGGGCGTCCTTGCCGATGAAGTCGGCCTCCTGCTGCAGGTCGACCATCCAGCTCACCTCGTAGCCGTAGCCGACCTCGAACGGATTGGTGTCCAGCCCGATGTCGCTGCCCCAGGCGAGGATGCCGCCCTCGATCCGGCGGATGTGGCACGGCCCGATGACCTCGATACCGTGCGGCGTTCCGGCCTCGATCACCTTGTCCCACAGTGTGACGCCGTCCCGCGAGGCGTTCCGCAGGTAGATCTCGAAGCCGAGCTCGGAGGTGTAGCCGGTGCGGGAGACCACCACGTCCAGGCCGTCGAGGTCGTACTCGGCGCAGTAGTAGTAGCCGATGTCCAGCACGCCGGGGCCGAACAGGTCGACCATCACCTCGCGCGACTTGGGGCCCTGCACCTGTACCGGTCCGACGTCGGCGATCTGGATGTTGACGTCCAGCCCGCTGTTGTGCGCGAGCCCCTGTGCCCACAGCAGGACGTCGCTGTCGGCGAGGGAGAGCCAGAAGTGGTTCTCCCCGAGGCGCAGCAGCACGGGGTCGTTGATGATGCCGCCATCCGGGGACGTGATGAACACGTACTTGCATTGCCCGACCTTGCACTTGTGCAGGTCACGCGGAACCAACATGTTGGTGAAGGTGAACGCGTCCGGCCCGGTGATCTCCACCTGGCGTTCCACCCCGACGTCCCACAGGGTGACCCCGTTGAGCAGGTGCCAGTACTCAGCGAGCGGGTCGCCGTAGTGCCGGGGGTGGTAGGTGTGGTTGTAGACGCTGTACTTGGCCACGCCGTGCCTGCGCGAGGCGTAGAAGAACGGCGACTTCTGGACTCGCGGGTAGAGCAGGATCTCCGGGTTCTCGATGACGGCCATCTGGACCTCCATCTCTCAGTGCGCAACGAGGATCGCCATGTGCAACAGAGCGTCCCCCGTAACCACCCCCCCTGTCAAGGGACGACACCACCTATAAGTTTCGTGTAATGCAACGAGGATCTATTGACGCAACAAATAGGCGGGCTCTAGGCTGTACTCACAATATCAAGTTCCCCGATACGCACATCGTTTCTTAATAAGAAACGCTGGGGTCTGTGGGCCACTCGCTACCCCACTGTCGACGCGCTTCCGACTCCAAACGCGACATCGAGCGACAACACACCAAAGAGACACAGTTCGCTACCGCTCGCGTCCGACCAGTCGCGCACTGGCCGAGCGCGAACCCCGACGGGAAAGAACGGGGCGGGGCCATGGCCAAACTGCTCGAGACGATCGAACACGCGGTGAAGAAACCGGTCTGGGACTGCCGCATGTGCGGCCAGTGCGTGTTGCACTCCACCGGCCTCACGTGTCCGATGACCTGCCCGAAACAGCTGCGTAACGGTCCGTGCGGCGGAGTGCGCGAGGACGGGGGCTGCGAGGTCGACCCGAGCATGACCTGCGTGTGGCTGAAGGCCTACACGAGGTCGGAGCGCATGCCACAGCGTTTCCGGGAGGAGTTCGACGACCTCCGTCCTCCGGTGGACAACCAGCTGCAGGGAACGTCGTCGTGGATCAACCTGTTCACCGGCAGGGACAAACAGGTACCCGCCGGCTGGAACTCGGCGGACGCGGAAGAAGAGTAGGAGGAACCTGGTGCCCGGACTCAGGGAACTGCTTACCGACCCCGCACCGTCGCGCCCTGTCATCACCGCGGAGTGCCCGGTCATCGACGGTGGCGGCCTGGGCGAGATCGCCTCGCACGTCACCAGGATCGCTCCCTACGCGGACGCGATCAACGCCACCGACAACACGGCTGCGCGCGCGCACGCCTCCAACGTGGCCGTCGCCATCGCCCTGAAGCACCTGGGCGTGGAGCCCGTGCTCCAGGTCGTGTGCCGGGACAAGAACCGGTTGGCGCTGCAGGCCGACATCATGGGTGCCGCGATGCACGGCGTCACCACGGTCTCCTGCCTCACCGGCGACGACGTCACGGCCGGCGACGAGCCGGAGACACGCCGGGTGTTCGACATGGACGCCCCGCAGCTGATCCACGCCGCCTCCGGGCTCAACCGTGGCACGTACCTGTCCGGGCGGAAGATCGACCCCGCACCGCAGCTGTTCATCGGGGCCGTGGAGAACCCCGGCGCCCCGCCGTTCGCCTACCGCGTGCGGCGCGGTCTGAAGAAAGCGGCCGCGGGGGCCCGCTTCCTTCAGCTGCAGATCTGCTACCACTCGGACCGGCTGGCCGAGTTCACCCAGTTGGCGGAGAGCACCGGGCTCAACCGCAAGACCGCGCTGCTTCCGAGTATCGCCCTTGTCGGCGGAGCCAAGGCGCTGCGTTACATGGACGCCAACGTTCCCGGCATCCATGTTCCGCAGACGGTCGTGGAACGTGTGGAGAACTCCTCCGACCCACGCGAGGCCGCCTACCAGCTGGCGCTGGAACAGGCCAGGGAGGCCCTGACCATGCCCGGTGTGCGCGGACTGCACATCACCGACTTCCGGCGTGACGACACCCTCGGCCGACTGTGCTCCGACCTGGGACTTCCCACGGTGCGTAGCGCACCGGAGGAGAACGCCCTGGCTGTCTGACGCAGCGGCCCCGCTCCCCCGCCGGGTCCGGGGCTACGTCCCGTGGCGGTGCTTCCGGGCGGAGGCGGCGTCGGACTGTTCCACCAGGCGCTCCGTGAGCTGGCGCACCGTATCCGGGTCCGGTTGGGGAAGCCCGGCGATCGTGGTGAGGTAGAGGCCGTCTCCGACGAGACGGATCATCTCGGCCAACACCGGATCGCCGACCTCGTCGTGCAGTAACCGGGACCACTCCTGGAACAGGTGCCGGATCAGCTCCCGGGACTCCGGCGAGATGTCCTCCTTACTGCGCAGCGCCGCGATGATCGACCAGAAGAGTTCGGTCTCCTCGGCCGATTCCGGCACGGAGGTCCGCAGGAAGGCGCGTACCACACCCTCCTCCCCCTCGGCCGCCGCGCGGAACTCGTCCTCGGCCCGCTCCGCGAGACGGCGGACCAGGCCGGTCAGCATGTCCGACTTCGAGGGGAAGTGGTAGAGCAGGCCGCCCTTGGAAACGCCTGCGGCCGCGGCCACGCTCTCCAGCGTCACGCCGGAGTTTCCCTCTTCGATCAGGATGTCCTGCAACGCATCCAGGATGCGGTCGCGTGTCGGGGAAGTAATCACGGTTGAAACTATACCGTCCGGACGGTACTGTACCGTCTGGACGGTAAAGAATGGATACATGGGGAGAATAAGATCCGGTGATCCCATGTTCCACTGGGATGAGACACACCCTCGAGCGCGAGAGACGAGCATGAGTTCCACTGACGACCGCGCAACAGCCGGAGAGACGGGCGAGCACCGGGCCGGCCCACGCGCGTGGGCCGGGCTCGCGGTGCTGGTGCTACCGGTGCTGCTGATCTCCGTCGACATGACGGTGCTCGGCTTCGCCGTTCCCTACCTCAGCGAGGACCTCTCCCCCAGCTCCGACCAGCTGCTGTGGATCGTGGACATCTACTCGTTCGTCCTCGCCGGGCTGCTGGTCACCATGGGCTCACTGGGCGACCGCATCGGCCGCCGTAAGCTACTGATGCTGGGGGCGGCCGGGTTCGGCGTAGCGTCACTCGCCGCCGCCTACGCCCCCACCCCCGAGCTCCTGATCGCGGCCCGCGCCCTGCTCGGGTTCAGTGGCGCCACCCTCATGCCCTCCACGCTGTCCCTGCTGCGCAACATCTTCCTGGACCACCGGCAGCGCCTGTTCGCGATCGCGATATGGGCCTCCGGGTTCTCGGCGGGGTCCGCGCTCGGACCGATCGTCGGCGGCTGGGTGCTCGAACACTTCCACTGGGGCGCGGTCTTTCTCATGAACCTCCCCGTGATCGCGCTGATCCTGGTAACGACGCCGCTGCTCATCCGCGAGTCGCGCGCTCCGGCACCGGGCCGGCTCGACCTCACCAGCGTGGCCCTGTCCCTGGGGACGATGCTGCCGGCCGTCTACGGGGTGAAGAGGATCGCTGACAGCGGCCCCGCCATAGCACCGGCTGTGGCCATCGCCGCGGGGGTCGTGTTGGGGGTGTTCTTCCTCCGGCGCCAGCTCCGGTTGGCCGACCCGCTCATCGACGTACGGCTGTTCGGCGTCCGGGAGTTCAGTGTCGGGGTGGGCACCAACCTGATGATCGTGTTCGCGATGGCCGCGTCACTGTTCTTCCTCACCCAGTACCTCCAGCTCGTCCAGGGCATCAGTCCGCTACGCGCGGGCCTCCTCCTCGTCCCGGGACTGGTCATGTCCGTGGTGGCGAGCTTCATCGCGGTGCGGCTGTCGCGCGCCTTCCGGCTCGGTACGGTGCTGGCCGCCGGACTGGCACTGATCGCCACCGGTTTCCTCTCCCTCACCCAGGCGCCCCTCGACAACGGAGCTCTCCTGGTGGCGGTGGCCTTCACCCTGATCGGCAGCGGCATCGGCCTCACCGAGACACTCACCAACGACGCGATCATGACGGCCGCCCCTCCCACCCGCGCCGGAGCCGCCTCGGCGATCTCCGAGACCGCCTACGAGCTGGGCGCGGCCCTCGGTGTCGCCCTCCTCGGGAGCGTCCTCACCGCGACCTACCGGCTGCAGCTCGGTGACGTCCCCGGAGTTCCCGAGCGGACCATGGAAAACGCGCGCGAGACACTGGGAGGCGCGGCCGAAGCGAGCCGGGCGCTTCCCGGCGAAAGCGCGCAGGCGCTGATGCACGCGGCCAGGGAGGCCTTCACCTCCGGTATGAACGTCACGAGCGCGATCGCGACACTCATCACCGCCTACGCCGCCGTCCAGGCCGCCGTACTGCTCCGGCGCTCCGGGAACGACGGTGGGAAAGACAGCGGTTCGGACACGGGCCAGCGCACGGAAGTACGAGAGGCCCACTGACCACCGCGGGGCAAAGCTGCCGGGGACGAACCCAGGGGTTGTCCGGCCCCGGCAGCTACTGGCGGCCAACGAGAGCCCAGTCACACATTCTGGTGGTTCACAGCACGAACACGCCAGCCCCCGGGCGACATTGATCCAGAAACCGGTCCCTGCGGCCGCATCCCCGCTTCCGTCCCAGCACCGCGTGGCGTGGGCACGGGCCTCCGCAAGCGGCTGGGGGAACGCAGTGCCCGCCCGGCAGCAAGGCGGCCTCGGGCTCGTCGGACAGGCGGGGTGGGGTGCGGGGACTCACCGCGGCAGCCACACGAGCGGTACGCCGGAACCCGCCCAGTCCGGCGGTAGGGCGGCCAACGCGTCCGCAAGGGCCGCGCCCCGCAGGCTCCCTGGACGGTCGTGTCCCACCGGCTCGACCCACGAGCCCCTCTCCCGCACCGCGACCAGCCGGGTGTCGCGGTGGTGCGGCCGCACCTCTCCCGCCAGGGGCAGGCTCTCGGGAGGGGCGCAACTGGGGTCGCTCCGGCCCGCGAGCGCCGCGAGCAGCGGGACGAGCAGGGTGACAGCGCCCGCGAGCGCCGCGTTCGGGTTTCCCGGAAGCCCCACGACCACCGCACCCGGTTCCTGTTCGGTTCCCATACGGGCGAGGATCTGTGGATGACCGGGACGGCACGCGACCCCGTCTACCAGCATCGTCGCGTCAACGTCCCGCAGCGCTCCACGCAGGTGGTCGGCGGCTCCCGCCGACGACGCGCCGCACACCACCACCACGTCGGTTCCGGCGTCGCTCGCTGCCTCCGCCAGCATTCCCGAGACCGCGGAGAAGCTGTCGGCGACGTGGCGTTCGCCCGCGACGACGGCACCGCTCCACGTGACGATCCCGGGAAGCATCGGCCCCAGCGCGTCGCGTACCGTGCCGTTTCCCGGGATCCCGGAATGCACGATCTCGTCCCCGGTCGTCACAACGGCCACACGCGGCCGCCGCACGAGCAGCGTGTCCCGGCCGAGGCTGGCGGCCAGCCCCACGACGGCGGGGGTCACCCGCGTGCCTTCCGGGAGGACCGCCGCCCCAGCGGGCACATCCTCTCCCGCCCGCCGCACGTGCCGGCCCGGCGTGATATCGCCCACAATTCCATGCCCGTCGTGGTGCGCGAGCTCGTACGGCAACACCGCCGTGGTGCCCTCCGGGACGCGTGCGCCGGTGGCGATCTCCACGGCCTCTCCCGACGACAGCCGCGCGACGGGCAGCGGAGCCCCCGCCAAAGCACGGGCCGTCACCCGCCACGGCCCCGAGCCGGACACCGCGTAACCGTCCATCGCGGAGGAGTCGTAGGAGGGCACACCGATGTCGGCGGTGACCCTCTCCGCCAGCACCGCCCCCCGTGCCTCCGCCAACGGGACTGCCGACGGCGAAACCCCAGCGCAGCGCCGCCCGAGTTCCCGGGCCTCGTTCCGTGCCTGTTCCCACAGCACCGGCGTGCCGTGCGCGTGGCCCATTCCGCCCCCTGGAGGTTCCGATGGCACTACCGTTCCACACGCTTCCTGTATATCGCTGCCACGCTCCGTAGGCTCCCGGTCCCGCATCCCCACTCGATTTGCTCTGTGCTCAGATTCCGCTAGAGTTCTTACTGCGGCAACGGCGAAGGGGCCGGGAACAGACCGGAACCGCAGCCGAGAAGCGCGCGGACGTGGCTCAGTGGTAGAGCATCACCTTGCCAAGGTGAGGGTCGCGGGTTCGAATCCCGTCGTCCGCTCGGAGACGCAGGGATGTATAATCTCTGGTTGAATCCGGTGGAGTGGCCGAGAGGCGAGGCAGCGGCCTGCAAAGCCGTCGACACGGGTTCAAATCCCGTCTCCACCTCCCTGGAGAGGGTCTTGGGCGGTTAGCTCAGTTGGCTAGAGCGCTACCTTGACACGGTAGAGGTCACTGGTTCGAGTCCAGTATCGCCCACCATTGAAATAGCAGGTCAGAGGCCGTTCATCGATCTGCTTCAGTTATTCAGGGCTCCGGTGTGGAGCCAATCTGGAGACAATCTCGCTCCGGCACTCTCACGAAGCCTGGTGCTCGTCGGGTGCACGGTAGTACTCACCGAGCCGCGGAACCGTCTCCAGGATCCACTGGCGCTCGGCCGGTTTCAGCGCCTGCAGGCTCTGGCGCCAACGCGTCTCCAGCACGCTGCGCACCTGCTCCTTCATCGCCGGGGTGACGTGCTCGTAGACGTTGCCCATCCCCCGCATCCGGTGTCCCAGCCGGGCGGCCCGGGCCACCTCGGGGATACCGTCCTCAGCCAACCACGTGCGGTGGGTGTGCCGACCTTCATTGAACGTGAAGCCCGGCAGGATAGGCGACCGCAGCCACCCCTCCTCATTCCCCGGCTTCCCGTCCCAGGCCGGACGCCAGAACCGGTCTCGGAAATTACCGCGCCGCAACTGCCCACCGCGCGAACCGGTGAACACCGCACTGCCCGGTTCGACCTCGGCGAGCAGGTCGACATAGACCGCGTCGAGGAAATCGGGCAGTTGGATCCAGCGCTTGCCCGCCGGCGTCTTCGCCCGTTTGGCTTTCTTCAGCCGCCCGGCGGTCTCCTGCAGCGGGGCGCGCACCGGGATGGCGTGGTTAACCTCGTCGTACTCATGGGGCTCCAAGGCCACCAGCTCCGACCAGCGCGCGCCGGTGTAGCCGTTGAGCAGACACAGCACGAAGCCTGCGCGACCGAACGTGTGGTGCAGCCGCATCGCTGCCCTGAGCATCTGCGCCGGGGTGGCCACCTGCCGCTCGGCCTCATAGTCGCCTGAGGTGACCCGAATGCCGTTGCAGGGGTTGGCCGGAATCCGGCGGGCGCGCACAGCAGTGTTGAGAATGGTGGAGAACAGTGCGAACACCGAGGCGATACTGGACTCGGACAGGTGTTCGTGCATCTCGGTAACCCAACCTTGGATGTCGACATGGCTGTTGAAAATGCTGATCAACGGCCACTCGCCCCACGCCGGGAGGATGTGGGTATCCAGGTAGCAGCGGTATTTAGCACGGGTGTTGTCCGACAGGCGCACGGTGTCCATCCACTGCTCGGCGAAGACGCCGAAGGCCACCTCACGGTCCTCAGGTGCGATCCAGGTCCGGGCCCTGACCTCGACTTCTTGTTCCTTGGCCCAGTGGAGTGCTGCGTCTTTGGTGGCGAATCCGGACTTGGATCCCCAGATCCCGTCGGGCTTTTTGAAGCGCGCTCGCCACGATTTGGAGAGCCGTTCGGCGTAAGCCATTCATCTCCTCCTCTTCCTATTCGTGGTGTGGCGGCCTCCGCTGTCGGAGTGCTTGTCCCGAACCGCTTCTTGCGCGCCCTCATGCACGATCTGGACAAGATCCTCAGCGGTGAAGCGCAGATGCTTACCGATGAACGTGCACGGCACTGCGCGTTGGGTGGCTTTCTTGCGCAACCAGGACTCGGGCACTTTCAACTTCTCGGCCGCTTCTGATGGGGTATAGACCTCCACATCGGTCTGTTCCTGTGCGTCCGTACGGACAGGACCCACCGATGAGGGCCCTGCAGGATATAGGCCCCGGGTGCGTGAGTGGCCGCGCTGGGCCGACTGGGATTCATCGTTTGACGGCGGGGTCACCGTTTCCTCCCTTCGGCATGGGCCTGCCGGAGCCGCGCGGTCGTCAGATCGGCGTAGGCGGTGTTGAGGTCGATACCGATTGCGTACCGGTCCAGCTGGTGGGCGGCGAGCAGGGTGGTGCCAGCTCCGACGAATGGATCCAACACGGTGCCGCCTTCGCGACAGCCGGCAGCAATACACCGCAGCGGGATATCGGTCGGGAAGACGGCGAAATGCGCGTGGCGGTAGGGGCGGGTAGGAATGTCCCACACGTCGCCGGGATTGCGGCCCTGGGGGTGGGCGGCGGCATGCCGGCTGCCGGTGGGACGCATCTCAGTACCGTGTTCGGCCCCGTTGAACGCCGCCGCGGCATCGGTGTACTTGCCGGACCGGCGGGCACTGGGGCCGGTACGGTCTTGCCCACTTTGGGTTCCGTCGGCTGGCGGCCAGGCGGTGGTGATGGAGCTCGGGCGGGTACCGCCATTGCGGCTGCGCCGCGAGAGTGCGCGCTGTCCGCTGTAGGGCTGGCGGATCGCATCGAGGTCGAAGTGGTAGCGGCGCTGTTTGGCAAACAAGAAAATGTGCTCGTAGCGACACAAGAGCCGGTCGGTCACCGATTCGGGCATGGCGTTGGGTTTGTTCCAGACAGCGGCGTTACGCAGGATCCACCCCTGGGTTTGCAAGCTGAAGGCCAGTCGCCATGGCAATCCGAGCAGGTTCTTGGGGACCAGTTGCGCTGTGGGGCGAGTCAGAGGCTGCTGATCGTGAAAGCCTTGACCGCGCTGGAATCCGTCGGAGTTGGCGGCGTAGCGGTCTCCGATGTTGACCCAGACGGTGCCGTCCTCGGCCAGCACCCGGTGGACCTCGGCAAAGACCGCACACAGGTTGCGCAGGTAGTCCTCGGGATTGTTCTCAGCGCCGTACTGCCCGGGATGGTCGTAGTCACGCAACCCCCAGTACGGAGGTGATGTGACCACGCAGTGAGGGGCCTTGCTGATTCCGGACAGGGAGTGAGCCGGTGATTTTACGCAGCTAGGCGCTGTTTCTCATGTTCCGCATAGATCTCTGATGGAGTGTTGTATCCCAGTGCGGAATGAAGACGCCT is part of the Haloactinospora alba genome and encodes:
- a CDS encoding glycine cleavage T C-terminal barrel domain-containing protein, with product MAVIENPEILLYPRVQKSPFFYASRRHGVAKYSVYNHTYHPRHYGDPLAEYWHLLNGVTLWDVGVERQVEITGPDAFTFTNMLVPRDLHKCKVGQCKYVFITSPDGGIINDPVLLRLGENHFWLSLADSDVLLWAQGLAHNSGLDVNIQIADVGPVQVQGPKSREVMVDLFGPGVLDIGYYYCAEYDLDGLDVVVSRTGYTSELGFEIYLRNASRDGVTLWDKVIEAGTPHGIEVIGPCHIRRIEGGILAWGSDIGLDTNPFEVGYGYEVSWMVDLQQEADFIGKDALTRIRDNGIDRKLVGLEIGGTPLGTYNDGSMIDVFPVHRPGEEDSVGKVTSACFSPRLEQNIGFAMVPIELSTVGTELAVQRPGGIVPATVVEKPFIDPQKSLPKQNLHELVNG
- a CDS encoding methylenetetrahydrofolate reductase C-terminal domain-containing protein, which codes for MAKLLETIEHAVKKPVWDCRMCGQCVLHSTGLTCPMTCPKQLRNGPCGGVREDGGCEVDPSMTCVWLKAYTRSERMPQRFREEFDDLRPPVDNQLQGTSSWINLFTGRDKQVPAGWNSADAEEE
- a CDS encoding methylenetetrahydrofolate reductase; amino-acid sequence: MPGLRELLTDPAPSRPVITAECPVIDGGGLGEIASHVTRIAPYADAINATDNTAARAHASNVAVAIALKHLGVEPVLQVVCRDKNRLALQADIMGAAMHGVTTVSCLTGDDVTAGDEPETRRVFDMDAPQLIHAASGLNRGTYLSGRKIDPAPQLFIGAVENPGAPPFAYRVRRGLKKAAAGARFLQLQICYHSDRLAEFTQLAESTGLNRKTALLPSIALVGGAKALRYMDANVPGIHVPQTVVERVENSSDPREAAYQLALEQAREALTMPGVRGLHITDFRRDDTLGRLCSDLGLPTVRSAPEENALAV
- a CDS encoding TetR/AcrR family transcriptional regulator, with translation MITSPTRDRILDALQDILIEEGNSGVTLESVAAAAGVSKGGLLYHFPSKSDMLTGLVRRLAERAEDEFRAAAEGEEGVVRAFLRTSVPESAEETELFWSIIAALRSKEDISPESRELIRHLFQEWSRLLHDEVGDPVLAEMIRLVGDGLYLTTIAGLPQPDPDTVRQLTERLVEQSDAASARKHRHGT
- a CDS encoding MFS transporter; the protein is MSSTDDRATAGETGEHRAGPRAWAGLAVLVLPVLLISVDMTVLGFAVPYLSEDLSPSSDQLLWIVDIYSFVLAGLLVTMGSLGDRIGRRKLLMLGAAGFGVASLAAAYAPTPELLIAARALLGFSGATLMPSTLSLLRNIFLDHRQRLFAIAIWASGFSAGSALGPIVGGWVLEHFHWGAVFLMNLPVIALILVTTPLLIRESRAPAPGRLDLTSVALSLGTMLPAVYGVKRIADSGPAIAPAVAIAAGVVLGVFFLRRQLRLADPLIDVRLFGVREFSVGVGTNLMIVFAMAASLFFLTQYLQLVQGISPLRAGLLLVPGLVMSVVASFIAVRLSRAFRLGTVLAAGLALIATGFLSLTQAPLDNGALLVAVAFTLIGSGIGLTETLTNDAIMTAAPPTRAGAASAISETAYELGAALGVALLGSVLTATYRLQLGDVPGVPERTMENARETLGGAAEASRALPGESAQALMHAAREAFTSGMNVTSAIATLITAYAAVQAAVLLRRSGNDGGKDSGSDTGQRTEVREAH
- a CDS encoding molybdopterin molybdotransferase MoeA, giving the protein MGHAHGTPVLWEQARNEARELGRRCAGVSPSAVPLAEARGAVLAERVTADIGVPSYDSSAMDGYAVSGSGPWRVTARALAGAPLPVARLSSGEAVEIATGARVPEGTTAVLPYELAHHDGHGIVGDITPGRHVRRAGEDVPAGAAVLPEGTRVTPAVVGLAASLGRDTLLVRRPRVAVVTTGDEIVHSGIPGNGTVRDALGPMLPGIVTWSGAVVAGERHVADSFSAVSGMLAEAASDAGTDVVVVCGASSAGAADHLRGALRDVDATMLVDGVACRPGHPQILARMGTEQEPGAVVVGLPGNPNAALAGAVTLLVPLLAALAGRSDPSCAPPESLPLAGEVRPHHRDTRLVAVRERGSWVEPVGHDRPGSLRGAALADALAALPPDWAGSGVPLVWLPR
- a CDS encoding tyrosine-type recombinase/integrase; the protein is MAYAERLSKSWRARFKKPDGIWGSKSGFATKDAALHWAKEQEVEVRARTWIAPEDREVAFGVFAEQWMDTVRLSDNTRAKYRCYLDTHILPAWGEWPLISIFNSHVDIQGWVTEMHEHLSESSIASVFALFSTILNTAVRARRIPANPCNGIRVTSGDYEAERQVATPAQMLRAAMRLHHTFGRAGFVLCLLNGYTGARWSELVALEPHEYDEVNHAIPVRAPLQETAGRLKKAKRAKTPAGKRWIQLPDFLDAVYVDLLAEVEPGSAVFTGSRGGQLRRGNFRDRFWRPAWDGKPGNEEGWLRSPILPGFTFNEGRHTHRTWLAEDGIPEVARAARLGHRMRGMGNVYEHVTPAMKEQVRSVLETRWRQSLQALKPAERQWILETVPRLGEYYRAPDEHQAS
- a CDS encoding helix-turn-helix domain-containing protein gives rise to the protein MEVYTPSEAAEKLKVPESWLRKKATQRAVPCTFIGKHLRFTAEDLVQIVHEGAQEAVRDKHSDSGGRHTTNRKRRR
- a CDS encoding DNA-methyltransferase, which produces MVTSPPYWGLRDYDHPGQYGAENNPEDYLRNLCAVFAEVHRVLAEDGTVWVNIGDRYAANSDGFQRGQGFHDQQPLTRPTAQLVPKNLLGLPWRLAFSLQTQGWILRNAAVWNKPNAMPESVTDRLLCRYEHIFLFAKQRRYHFDLDAIRQPYSGQRALSRRSRNGGTRPSSITTAWPPADGTQSGQDRTGPSARRSGKYTDAAAAFNGAEHGTEMRPTGSRHAAAHPQGRNPGDVWDIPTRPYRHAHFAVFPTDIPLRCIAAGCREGGTVLDPFVGAGTTLLAAHQLDRYAIGIDLNTAYADLTTARLRQAHAEGRKR